The following is a genomic window from Hydrogenobaculum sp. Y04AAS1.
ATAAACAAAGACGGTGAAGGCTTTTTTGGACAAGGAAGATATAAGCTTTTAAAGCTTATAGACAAATACGGTTCTATATCAAAAGCTGCAAAAGAGATGAAGATGAGCTATAAAGCAGCTTGGGACCATATACAGTCTATCAATAACCTATCAGAAGAGCCTGTTGTTTATACAAAAGCTGGTGGTAAAGATGGTGGGCAAACTATACTTACACCATACGGCAAAAGGCTCCTTAAGCATTATGAGCGTATTCAAGAAGAATATCAAAAGTTTTTGGAGCTTTTAAAAGAAGAAGAGTTAGAAAGTTTATACGTTATAAGGAGATTAGATATGAAATTGTCAGCAAGGAATCAGCTTCTTGGAAAAGTAAGCACTGTAGAAAGAGGCCAAGCGGTTTCAGAGGTTGTGATCTCAATAAGAAACGGCGCTACAATAAAGTCTGTAATAACTACAGAAGCAGTAGATACCCTAG
Proteins encoded in this region:
- a CDS encoding TOBE domain-containing protein, whose product is MIEIKGDIFINKDGEGFFGQGRYKLLKLIDKYGSISKAAKEMKMSYKAAWDHIQSINNLSEEPVVYTKAGGKDGGQTILTPYGKRLLKHYERIQEEYQKFLELLKEEELESLYVIRRLDMKLSARNQLLGKVSTVERGQAVSEVVISIRNGATIKSVITTEAVDTLDLKPGKDVVAIVKSSDVILGVGKEVEKLYPLSVRNILKGTVKQIVESDVNSMVKVDIGAELTISSVITTESLKELGIKEGSSVYVIIKASNVMIYVI